A genomic window from Terriglobia bacterium includes:
- a CDS encoding UDP-N-acetylmuramoyl-L-alanyl-D-glutamate--2,6-diaminopimelate ligase yields MNLGDLLQGVERLPAAVAMDAEIRQVVCHSAKVQPGALFFALHGAKADGHKYVAEAIARGALAIASEEPRPAELPAQIAWVQVREPRKALAITAANFFGHPAEALQLVAVTGTNGKTTTTHLVDAILKASGAKTGLFGTIEYHTPRGCYPAPNTTPESVDLQGFFAEIRDAGGNYAVLEASSHALSMDRLWGCRFAAAVFTNLTREHLDYHKTFEDYFAAKRRLFEGTGAGAPGCAVVNADDPYGPRLAGLAQQTLTYGLQEPADITAKKFALSFAGLSFSAQTPAGKIAIQSPLVGRINVYNILAAIGAAQGLGISNELIAAGIAQLEHVSGRFQRIDLGQPFLVIVDYAHTDDALDNLIRTARELNPKGRIILLFGCGGEKDRTKRPVMGEVAGRLSDLTVLSSDNPRSEDPLKIISDIVVGMQKTAGKYLIEPDREKAIGLAFDEARAGDIVLLAGKGHENRQILADRTLEFDDREMARRALRQRGFGT; encoded by the coding sequence ATGAACCTCGGCGATCTATTGCAAGGTGTGGAGCGGCTCCCCGCGGCGGTGGCGATGGACGCCGAGATCCGCCAGGTCGTCTGTCACTCCGCGAAAGTGCAGCCCGGCGCGCTCTTCTTCGCCCTGCACGGCGCCAAGGCCGACGGCCACAAGTACGTCGCCGAGGCCATCGCCCGCGGCGCCCTGGCCATTGCCAGCGAGGAGCCGCGTCCGGCGGAACTCCCGGCGCAGATCGCCTGGGTCCAGGTGCGTGAGCCGCGCAAAGCCCTGGCTATCACCGCTGCCAACTTCTTCGGGCATCCCGCGGAGGCCCTGCAACTCGTCGCCGTCACCGGCACCAACGGCAAAACCACCACTACGCATCTCGTGGACGCCATTCTCAAGGCCTCCGGGGCAAAGACCGGCCTCTTCGGCACCATCGAATACCACACCCCGCGCGGCTGCTATCCCGCGCCCAACACTACCCCGGAGTCCGTGGACCTCCAGGGCTTTTTCGCCGAGATCCGCGACGCCGGCGGCAACTACGCCGTGCTGGAAGCCAGCTCCCACGCTCTCTCGATGGACCGCTTGTGGGGCTGCCGCTTCGCCGCCGCCGTCTTTACCAACCTCACCCGCGAGCATCTCGACTATCACAAGACTTTCGAAGACTATTTCGCCGCCAAGCGCCGCCTTTTCGAAGGCACGGGCGCGGGCGCCCCGGGCTGTGCCGTCGTCAATGCCGACGATCCTTACGGCCCGCGCCTCGCCGGCCTCGCTCAGCAAACCCTCACCTACGGCTTGCAGGAGCCCGCGGACATCACCGCGAAGAAGTTCGCCCTCTCCTTCGCCGGCCTCTCCTTCAGCGCGCAGACCCCGGCGGGGAAGATCGCCATCCAGTCTCCGCTGGTGGGCCGCATCAACGTTTACAACATTCTCGCGGCCATCGGCGCGGCGCAGGGTCTGGGCATTTCCAATGAGCTCATTGCCGCGGGCATCGCGCAGCTCGAACACGTTTCCGGCCGCTTCCAGCGCATCGACCTCGGCCAGCCCTTCCTGGTCATCGTGGATTATGCGCACACCGACGACGCGCTGGATAATCTCATCCGCACCGCGCGCGAGCTTAATCCCAAGGGCCGCATCATCCTGCTCTTCGGCTGCGGCGGCGAAAAAGACCGCACCAAGCGCCCGGTCATGGGCGAAGTGGCCGGGCGGCTCAGCGACCTCACCGTGCTCTCCAGCGACAATCCGCGCAGCGAGGATCCGCTGAAGATCATCAGCGACATCGTGGTGGGAATGCAGAAAACCGCGGGAAAGTATCTGATCGAACCGGACCGCGAAAAGGCCATCGGCCTGGCATTCGACGAGGCCCGCGCCGGCGATATCGTCCTGCTGGCCGGCAAAGGCCATGAGAACCGCCAGATTCTGGCGGATCGCACCTTGGAGTTTGACGACCGCGAGATGGCGCGGCGCGCCTTGCGGCAACGCGGGTTTGGCACGTAA